In one Zobellia galactanivorans genomic region, the following are encoded:
- a CDS encoding thiamine phosphate synthase has translation MIVLIAPETDVPNELETLNHLFQEGLEYYHLRKPNKDYTGHVAYMNGIDKAYHNRVVVHLYHRLIADFDLKGIHFQEQKRREVLEKGALDEKTPDTVMQHYAALLEVDRSKIKSISSSFHEPNELQGCNFEFDYHLLSPVFSSISKKGYEGRGFNVNHIDKRIIGMGGVTKNNLPEIQKLGFRGVGVLGGIWNSKTPIEEFRAMQEFYRN, from the coding sequence ATGATCGTTCTCATTGCCCCGGAAACCGATGTGCCCAACGAGCTTGAAACCTTAAACCATTTGTTTCAAGAAGGGTTGGAATACTATCACCTACGTAAACCTAATAAGGATTATACGGGGCATGTGGCGTATATGAACGGTATCGATAAAGCCTATCATAATAGGGTCGTAGTACACCTGTACCATCGCTTAATCGCTGATTTTGATTTAAAGGGAATTCATTTTCAGGAGCAAAAGCGAAGGGAGGTACTTGAAAAGGGGGCATTAGATGAAAAGACTCCCGATACGGTGATGCAACATTACGCAGCATTATTGGAAGTAGACCGTTCCAAGATCAAGAGCATAAGTTCTTCGTTTCATGAACCGAATGAGCTGCAAGGCTGTAACTTTGAATTCGATTACCACCTATTGAGTCCCGTGTTTTCTTCCATTTCAAAGAAGGGATATGAGGGTAGGGGATTCAATGTCAACCATATCGACAAAAGAATCATAGGTATGGGGGGCGTAACCAAGAACAACTTGCCTGAAATTCAAAAATTAGGATTTCGGGGCGTTGGGGTTTTAGGAGGGATATGGAACAGTAAAACGCCAATTGAAGAGTTCAGGGCGATGCAAGAATTTTATAGAAACTAG
- the thiC gene encoding phosphomethylpyrimidine synthase ThiC, with amino-acid sequence MKKRDTAPKEGQITRHPFPNSKKIYVSGKIHPELKVAMREITLSDTKDSLTGKLTPNEPVTVYDTSGPYTDPEKEINVHNGIERIREPWILDRGDVERLEGFSSEYCNQRLKDPSLDHMRFSHLKTPLRAKKGKNVTQLHYAKQGIITPEMEYIAIRENQRIDEMTEIAKQHKGEHFGAAIPQKITPEFVRDEVARGRAVIPSNINHPEAEPMILGRNFLVKINANIGNSATTSSIEEEVEKAVWACRWGADNIMDLSTGQNIHETREWIIRNSPVPVGTVPIYQALEKVNGVAEDLTWEIFRDTLIEQAEQGVDYFTIHAGVLLRYVPMTAKRVTGIVSRGGSIMAKWCLAHHKESFLYTHFEDICEILKQYDVAFSLGDGLRPGSVADANDEAQFAELETLGELTKIARKHEVQCFIEGPGHVPMHMIKENMERQIEVCDEAPFYTLGPLTTDIAPGYDHITSGIGAAMIGWYGCAMLCYVTPKEHLGLPNKDDVRTGVVTYKLAAHAADLAKGHPGAQHRDNALSKARFEFRWEDQFNLGLDPELAREYHDETLPADGAKIAHFCSMCGPKFCSMKISQEVRDFAAANDIVDNEVIQKGMEEKSKEFKDKGSEVYL; translated from the coding sequence ATGAAAAAAAGAGACACCGCCCCAAAAGAAGGTCAAATTACAAGACATCCCTTTCCGAATTCGAAAAAAATCTATGTAAGTGGAAAGATCCACCCAGAGCTTAAAGTGGCCATGCGTGAGATTACTTTGAGCGATACCAAAGATTCCCTCACGGGTAAGCTAACCCCTAACGAACCTGTAACGGTATACGATACGTCGGGACCCTACACAGATCCCGAAAAGGAAATAAACGTACACAATGGTATAGAACGCATACGCGAACCGTGGATATTAGATCGTGGTGATGTGGAACGACTGGAGGGCTTCTCTTCTGAATACTGTAACCAACGCTTGAAGGATCCAAGCCTTGACCATATGCGTTTTTCACACCTGAAAACACCCCTACGGGCGAAAAAGGGTAAAAACGTAACCCAGTTGCACTACGCCAAACAGGGTATAATTACTCCTGAAATGGAATACATCGCCATCCGTGAAAACCAAAGGATCGATGAGATGACGGAGATTGCCAAGCAGCACAAGGGCGAACATTTTGGAGCGGCTATTCCCCAAAAAATAACACCGGAATTTGTTCGTGATGAAGTGGCCCGGGGGCGTGCGGTTATTCCTTCCAATATAAACCACCCAGAAGCGGAACCTATGATCTTGGGCCGTAACTTTTTGGTAAAGATCAATGCGAATATCGGTAACTCGGCTACGACCTCTTCCATTGAAGAGGAAGTGGAAAAAGCGGTTTGGGCCTGTCGTTGGGGAGCCGACAATATAATGGACCTCTCTACCGGTCAAAATATTCACGAAACCCGGGAATGGATCATCCGTAATTCCCCGGTTCCCGTAGGTACCGTACCGATCTACCAAGCACTCGAAAAGGTAAACGGTGTTGCCGAAGATCTTACTTGGGAAATTTTTAGGGATACCTTAATCGAGCAGGCTGAACAGGGAGTGGACTACTTTACGATCCATGCGGGCGTTTTGTTACGTTACGTTCCTATGACGGCCAAACGGGTTACCGGTATCGTTTCCCGTGGCGGTTCCATCATGGCGAAGTGGTGTTTGGCGCATCATAAAGAGAGTTTCCTGTACACCCATTTTGAAGATATCTGCGAAATCCTGAAGCAATACGATGTGGCCTTTTCATTGGGTGACGGACTACGACCGGGTTCGGTGGCCGATGCCAATGACGAAGCCCAATTTGCCGAGTTGGAGACCTTGGGCGAATTGACAAAAATTGCCAGAAAGCACGAAGTACAATGTTTTATCGAAGGTCCAGGTCACGTGCCCATGCATATGATCAAGGAGAATATGGAAAGGCAAATAGAGGTTTGCGACGAAGCCCCGTTTTACACCTTGGGCCCGTTAACGACCGATATCGCCCCTGGTTATGACCATATAACCTCAGGAATCGGTGCGGCCATGATCGGTTGGTACGGATGCGCCATGTTGTGCTATGTCACACCAAAGGAACATTTGGGCTTACCGAATAAAGATGATGTACGAACTGGGGTAGTTACCTATAAATTGGCGGCCCATGCGGCAGATCTGGCAAAAGGACATCCTGGGGCACAACATCGTGATAATGCCTTGAGCAAAGCGCGATTCGAATTCCGTTGGGAAGATCAGTTCAACTTGGGCTTGGATCCAGAGCTGGCCCGTGAGTACCATGATGAGACCTTGCCTGCGGATGGAGCCAAGATTGCACATTTCTGCTCTATGTGCGGCCCTAAATTTTGTTCCATGAAAATATCTCAGGAAGTACGTGATTTTGCCGCTGCCAATGATATCGTAGATAACGAAGTCATTCAGAAAGGTATGGAAGAAAAATCAAAAGAGTTTAAGGATAAGGGCTCGGAAGTGTATTTGTAA
- a CDS encoding thiazole synthase, which produces MTDILQIADKTFSSRLFTGTGKFSSSEKMREAILASESELVTVALKRVEVGNKSDDMLKSLNAEHINLLPNTSGVRTAKEAVFAAQLAREALGTNWMKLEIHPDPRYLLPDPIETLKAAEELVKLGFVVMPYIHADPVLCKRLEDVGVQCVMPLGAPIGSNKGLKTDDFLKIIIEQSNVPVIVDAGIGAPSHAAYAMELGADAVLVNTAIAVAQSPVDMAVAFKMAVAAGRMAYCAKLAPIKEVAEASSPLTSFLN; this is translated from the coding sequence ATGACAGATATACTTCAAATAGCGGATAAGACTTTCTCGTCAAGATTGTTTACCGGTACGGGCAAGTTTTCAAGTTCTGAAAAGATGCGGGAAGCTATCTTGGCTTCGGAAAGCGAACTGGTTACCGTAGCCCTTAAAAGGGTAGAGGTAGGGAATAAGTCGGACGATATGCTCAAAAGCCTTAATGCGGAACATATCAATTTATTACCGAATACTTCCGGGGTGAGAACGGCCAAAGAAGCGGTTTTTGCCGCACAATTGGCGCGTGAGGCCCTAGGGACGAATTGGATGAAATTGGAAATCCACCCAGACCCACGCTACTTATTGCCCGACCCGATTGAAACCTTGAAGGCGGCCGAGGAATTGGTGAAATTGGGTTTTGTAGTAATGCCCTATATTCATGCCGACCCGGTTTTGTGCAAACGCTTGGAAGATGTTGGGGTGCAATGTGTAATGCCCTTGGGTGCACCCATTGGCAGTAACAAAGGTTTGAAAACCGATGATTTCCTCAAGATCATCATTGAACAGAGCAATGTACCGGTAATCGTAGATGCCGGTATCGGGGCGCCATCGCATGCGGCCTATGCTATGGAACTGGGCGCCGATGCCGTATTGGTGAATACGGCCATTGCGGTAGCCCAAAGTCCGGTTGACATGGCGGTCGCCTTTAAAATGGCGGTCGCGGCAGGTCGAATGGCATATTGCGCGAAATTGGCCCCGATAAAGGAAGTGGCCGAAGCCAGTAGCCCCTTGACCTCATTTTTGAATTAA
- a CDS encoding RluA family pseudouridine synthase, whose product MQEYGVGVFPSVPTKSAWKKALKKKRVKVNGHLAHTSTFLKGGEKIELSLAEEKPSSKTLIFDLKVLFEDDYLAIIHKPAGILVSGNSFKTIANALPQNLKPSHLSDATKPQPVHRLDYATTGLLLTGKTGASIRKLNQLFKEKKVQKVYYAATIGKMPLSGKITDPIDDKPAESHFETIRSVSSKKYGYLNLVKLDPKTGRRHQLRKHLSTMGNPILGDKTYGKEGFILMGKGLYLHAYSLEFIHPFTGEHLKVTDDLPERFTKIFGEL is encoded by the coding sequence ATGCAAGAGTATGGCGTGGGCGTGTTTCCTTCCGTCCCCACAAAATCGGCCTGGAAAAAAGCACTAAAGAAAAAGCGTGTCAAGGTAAACGGACACTTGGCCCATACGTCCACCTTCCTCAAGGGAGGCGAGAAGATCGAACTTTCCCTAGCTGAAGAAAAACCCTCAAGCAAGACTTTGATTTTCGACCTCAAGGTGCTTTTTGAAGACGATTATTTGGCCATAATCCACAAGCCCGCAGGGATACTGGTGAGCGGAAACAGTTTTAAGACCATTGCAAACGCCCTGCCCCAAAACCTAAAACCGAGCCATTTATCCGACGCCACCAAGCCGCAGCCCGTACATCGACTGGATTATGCTACAACGGGACTTTTATTAACGGGAAAAACGGGTGCGAGCATCCGTAAACTCAACCAACTTTTTAAAGAGAAAAAAGTTCAAAAGGTCTACTATGCGGCAACGATCGGAAAAATGCCGCTCTCGGGAAAAATCACCGATCCTATAGACGACAAACCTGCCGAAAGCCATTTTGAAACCATCCGTTCGGTTTCCTCTAAAAAATACGGATACTTAAATTTGGTCAAGCTCGACCCCAAAACGGGAAGGCGACACCAGTTACGGAAACATCTGTCGACTATGGGAAACCCTATTCTCGGTGACAAAACCTACGGTAAAGAAGGCTTTATCTTAATGGGTAAAGGCCTCTACCTGCATGCGTATTCCTTGGAATTCATTCATCCCTTTACCGGGGAACATCTCAAAGTAACAGACGATCTACCGGAAAGGTTCACCAAGATTTTCGGTGAGCTTTAG
- a CDS encoding YoaK family protein: MFRHQGKSRTLKHNLQIATVLSFVAGIVNVTGFLSIKQLTTNVTGHFALFIYDVANFKFWRGTIYFLYIFSFLFGSFLSSFLIEKFRANKKLNVFVLPTTIECLVLISIALSSNVMKLESFDTIACLLLFAMGLQNSYVTKISNAIVRTTHLTGLFTDLGIEISQLFFPKLHPNREKLKSNIQLRVYIILFFFAGGLVGGFLYSKMEFKLNTLIVGAAILLSSLFYDDIRYRLIKARRKYSQKKIAKHKHAFRR; this comes from the coding sequence ATGTTTAGACATCAAGGCAAGAGCAGGACCCTCAAACACAATCTGCAGATTGCAACGGTATTGTCTTTTGTGGCCGGTATTGTAAATGTAACGGGTTTTTTATCGATCAAGCAGCTAACTACAAATGTCACCGGACATTTTGCACTTTTTATTTACGATGTGGCCAATTTTAAATTCTGGAGGGGTACCATCTATTTTCTCTATATTTTTTCCTTTCTCTTCGGTTCGTTTTTATCAAGCTTTCTGATCGAAAAGTTTCGGGCCAATAAAAAACTGAACGTTTTTGTGCTCCCCACCACAATCGAATGTCTTGTTTTGATATCCATAGCCCTATCGAGCAATGTGATGAAACTAGAGTCGTTCGATACCATCGCTTGTTTGTTGTTATTTGCTATGGGACTCCAAAACTCCTATGTTACCAAAATTTCCAACGCCATAGTCCGAACTACGCATTTAACGGGACTCTTTACGGATTTGGGAATAGAAATTTCCCAATTGTTCTTTCCCAAACTGCATCCTAACAGGGAAAAACTTAAGTCGAATATTCAGTTGCGCGTCTATATTATCCTTTTCTTTTTTGCCGGGGGATTAGTAGGCGGGTTTCTCTATTCTAAAATGGAATTTAAACTGAATACCCTAATTGTTGGGGCCGCCATTCTTCTTTCCAGTCTCTTTTACGACGACATCCGTTACCGTTTGATCAAGGCACGGAGAAAGTATAGCCAAAAGAAAATCGCAAAGCACAAACATGCGTTTCGCAGATGA
- the thiE gene encoding thiamine phosphate synthase, whose protein sequence is MNIPKLHYISQGKTPEEHLENIQKACTSGAELVQLRLKNVKKSVVLKTAEKARELTAHFQTRLIINDHYQIAKEVQADGVHLGKTDADPVVARKLLGDYYIIGGTANTLDDCLALVKKGVNYIGLGPFRFTTTKENLSPIIPLIGYQGIVGELNSDMPIIAIGGITIDDVPEILKTGVYGIAASGEITKDFNKINAFHKLLKAPSTNEQIWNRETKF, encoded by the coding sequence ATGAACATACCGAAACTGCATTACATATCGCAAGGAAAGACACCGGAAGAGCATCTGGAAAATATTCAGAAAGCCTGTACATCGGGAGCTGAACTGGTGCAATTGCGCTTAAAGAACGTAAAAAAAAGCGTGGTGCTCAAAACAGCGGAAAAGGCAAGGGAGCTAACGGCGCATTTTCAGACACGCTTAATTATCAATGACCACTATCAAATTGCCAAAGAGGTACAAGCCGATGGGGTACACTTGGGGAAAACCGATGCCGATCCCGTAGTGGCCCGAAAGTTATTGGGCGATTACTATATCATAGGGGGAACGGCAAATACCTTGGACGATTGCTTGGCTTTGGTAAAGAAGGGCGTCAATTATATTGGTTTAGGACCTTTTCGTTTTACGACCACCAAGGAAAACCTGAGCCCCATTATTCCACTGATCGGATATCAGGGTATTGTTGGGGAATTAAATTCGGATATGCCCATTATCGCCATTGGTGGCATTACCATAGATGACGTTCCCGAGATTTTAAAAACAGGGGTTTATGGTATTGCGGCATCTGGCGAGATTACAAAGGATTTCAATAAAATAAACGCCTTTCATAAACTTTTGAAGGCCCCTTCCACCAATGAACAGATTTGGAATAGGGAAACAAAATTTTAA
- a CDS encoding OmpA family protein: protein MKKARYIFCGLALLAMVARAQEKKIRKADTKFTNYSYASAIRSYEGLVADGYTEEEIFKNLGNANYYNANYDEASNWYAQLFQLGITDIDPEYMYRYAQTLKSLEKYDASDVWMNKFKTARSNDQRALAFGNNEDYLERIEANSGRYELKNLGLNSKVSDFAPSFYGNDLVFSTARDSGLISKNIHRWNDGAFLNLYRATGDDQGNFTALDKLDRKLNKKTHESSTAFTKDGKTMYFTRNNSDNGKFSRDGEGVSRLKIYRADLIDEEWGNIVELPFNDDSYSVAHPTLNKDGTKLYFASDMPGTAGESDIFSVEINKDGTFGAPQNLGPQINTEARETFPFVTGSDILYFSSDGHPGLGGLDVFGTDLKDDSGKVINVGRPLNGEEDDFSYIVNEETRTGFFASNRDGGQGNDDIYGFVEREPLDFSCHTDITGVVRDGKTGALLAKASITIYDRENNIVTTSETDANGTFAAKGDCTDGRYKVVASKTDYDEGDKMFTSVNAKDATGIEVVLNKTVNSAPIGTDLAKYLNIEPIYFDFDKYFIREDAKIGIDKVLAYLREFPNVKVQVRSHTDSRANDAYNMQLSSNRAKSTANYLIAQGIPESRISFEGFGETQLTNECSNGVPCTKAQHQMNRRSEFIVVE, encoded by the coding sequence ATGAAAAAAGCAAGATACATATTCTGTGGACTGGCGCTACTGGCCATGGTGGCACGGGCACAGGAGAAAAAGATACGCAAGGCCGACACGAAGTTCACGAACTATTCCTACGCCTCTGCGATACGGTCCTATGAGGGCCTGGTCGCGGACGGTTATACGGAAGAGGAGATCTTCAAGAACCTCGGCAACGCGAACTACTACAACGCCAATTACGATGAGGCCTCCAATTGGTACGCCCAACTGTTTCAGTTGGGAATAACGGATATCGACCCGGAATATATGTACCGCTACGCCCAGACCTTAAAATCGTTGGAGAAGTACGATGCATCGGACGTTTGGATGAACAAGTTTAAGACGGCAAGGTCGAACGACCAGCGCGCCCTGGCCTTCGGCAATAACGAGGACTACCTTGAACGTATAGAGGCGAATTCGGGTCGCTATGAACTGAAAAACCTGGGGCTGAACTCGAAGGTATCCGATTTCGCGCCCTCTTTCTACGGGAATGACCTGGTCTTTTCCACGGCAAGGGACAGCGGGCTCATATCGAAGAACATCCACAGGTGGAACGACGGGGCCTTTTTGAACCTTTACAGGGCCACGGGCGACGACCAGGGTAATTTTACGGCACTGGACAAGCTGGACCGGAAACTGAACAAAAAAACACACGAGTCCTCCACGGCCTTCACCAAGGACGGCAAGACCATGTACTTTACCCGGAACAACTCCGACAACGGAAAGTTCTCTAGGGACGGGGAGGGGGTGAGCAGACTAAAGATATACCGCGCCGATCTAATTGATGAAGAATGGGGCAATATCGTAGAGCTGCCCTTCAACGACGACAGCTACTCGGTGGCACACCCAACCTTGAACAAGGATGGGACAAAACTATATTTCGCTTCGGATATGCCGGGAACGGCCGGGGAGTCGGATATTTTTTCTGTAGAGATCAACAAGGACGGAACTTTCGGGGCACCGCAAAATTTGGGCCCACAGATCAATACGGAGGCGAGGGAGACCTTTCCCTTTGTTACAGGTTCCGATATTTTATATTTCTCTTCTGACGGACATCCCGGTCTGGGCGGTCTTGATGTATTCGGAACGGACCTGAAAGACGACAGCGGTAAGGTTATCAACGTAGGAAGGCCCTTGAACGGGGAAGAGGACGATTTTTCGTATATCGTGAACGAAGAGACCCGAACGGGCTTTTTTGCTTCTAACCGAGACGGAGGTCAGGGTAACGACGATATCTACGGTTTTGTAGAAAGGGAGCCTTTGGACTTTTCTTGCCATACCGATATTACGGGCGTGGTCAGGGACGGGAAGACGGGGGCTTTGTTGGCCAAGGCCTCTATCACGATCTATGACAGGGAAAACAATATCGTAACCACTTCCGAAACGGATGCCAACGGGACTTTTGCCGCCAAAGGCGATTGTACCGATGGAAGGTATAAAGTGGTCGCTTCCAAAACGGACTATGACGAAGGGGATAAAATGTTCACTTCGGTCAACGCCAAGGATGCTACGGGTATAGAAGTGGTACTGAACAAAACCGTTAACTCGGCGCCCATAGGTACGGACCTGGCCAAATACCTGAATATAGAACCGATTTATTTCGATTTCGACAAGTACTTTATTAGGGAAGATGCCAAGATTGGTATCGACAAGGTCTTGGCCTACTTGAGGGAATTCCCGAACGTAAAGGTACAGGTACGCTCCCATACCGACTCGCGTGCCAACGATGCCTATAACATGCAATTGTCATCCAACAGGGCGAAGTCCACGGCAAATTATCTGATCGCCCAGGGCATCCCTGAAAGCCGGATATCCTTTGAAGGCTTCGGGGAAACCCAACTGACGAACGAGTGTAGCAATGGGGTGCCCTGTACCAAAGCACAGCACCAAATGAACAGGCGTTCTGAATTTATAGTGGTGGAATAA
- the thiS gene encoding sulfur carrier protein ThiS: MITINMNQQRLQVGAKTTIHQFLQQIDSSVSGVAVAINDQVVPRSHWETRSLQDDDTVLIIQAAQGG; this comes from the coding sequence ATGATAACGATAAACATGAACCAACAGCGGTTGCAGGTCGGTGCCAAGACCACCATCCATCAATTTTTACAACAAATCGATTCCTCCGTAAGTGGCGTTGCAGTTGCCATTAACGACCAAGTCGTGCCACGAAGCCATTGGGAAACCCGTTCTCTGCAAGACGACGATACCGTTCTAATCATTCAGGCCGCCCAAGGCGGATAG
- the thiH gene encoding 2-iminoacetate synthase ThiH produces MAFKDTFEQYDWDTLEQEIYAVTEAEVAAVLKKERISLDDFKTLISPAAKPFLEVMAQRSHQLTKKRFGNTIQMYLPMYLSNECQNICTYCGFSMTNKIPRKTLSDAEILKEVAHIKKLGYDHILLVTGEANRTVGVSYMKHAIELIKDHFSNISIEVQPLGQADYELLMEAGLYAVLVYQETYHEATYKVHHPKGKKSNFHYRLDTPDRLGKAGIHKIGLGALFGLEDWRVDSFYTALHLKYLQRTYWKTKYSISFPRLRPHQGDVQPKVEMTDADLVQLICAYRLLDEDVELSMSTRESETFRNNIIKLGITSISAESKTNPGGYTAEPESLEQFEISDERSTGEIKEMIRKQGYEPVFKDWEVFA; encoded by the coding sequence ATGGCCTTTAAAGATACATTTGAGCAATACGATTGGGATACGCTGGAGCAGGAAATTTATGCCGTGACCGAAGCGGAGGTGGCAGCGGTGTTAAAAAAGGAACGTATTTCCTTGGATGATTTTAAGACCTTGATTTCCCCGGCCGCCAAACCTTTCTTGGAAGTAATGGCGCAGCGTAGCCATCAGTTGACCAAAAAGCGTTTTGGGAATACCATACAGATGTACCTGCCCATGTACCTCTCCAATGAATGCCAAAATATTTGTACGTATTGTGGGTTTAGTATGACGAACAAAATCCCCCGAAAAACCTTGAGCGATGCCGAAATTCTAAAAGAGGTGGCCCATATAAAAAAATTGGGGTACGACCATATTTTATTGGTGACAGGAGAGGCGAACAGAACCGTTGGGGTTTCCTATATGAAACATGCCATAGAACTGATTAAAGACCACTTTTCCAATATCAGTATAGAAGTGCAGCCCCTCGGGCAGGCAGATTACGAATTGTTGATGGAAGCTGGGTTATATGCGGTTTTGGTATACCAGGAAACCTATCATGAAGCCACGTATAAGGTACATCATCCTAAAGGAAAAAAATCCAATTTCCATTATCGATTGGATACACCTGACCGATTGGGAAAGGCCGGAATCCATAAAATAGGATTGGGGGCCTTGTTCGGTTTGGAAGACTGGCGGGTCGATAGTTTTTATACGGCCCTGCACTTAAAATACCTGCAAAGGACGTATTGGAAGACGAAGTACAGCATTTCGTTTCCTCGGTTAAGACCGCATCAGGGCGACGTGCAGCCCAAAGTGGAAATGACCGATGCCGACTTGGTTCAGCTGATTTGCGCCTATCGTCTTTTAGATGAGGATGTGGAGCTCTCAATGTCTACCCGTGAAAGTGAAACCTTCCGAAACAACATTATAAAATTGGGGATTACCTCCATCAGTGCCGAGTCTAAGACCAATCCGGGAGGGTATACGGCCGAGCCCGAATCTTTGGAGCAGTTTGAGATTTCAGATGAACGTTCTACAGGGGAAATCAAGGAAATGATACGAAAGCAAGGCTATGAGCCCGTGTTTAAAGATTGGGAGGTTTTCGCCTGA
- a CDS encoding PorP/SprF family type IX secretion system membrane protein, with protein MKKTIITILSLFAGLVSVCGQQDAQYTQYMYNTISVNPAYAGSRGVFSIVALHRSQWVGLDGAPTTQTLNFHTPVSNKVGLGLSVVNDEIGNGTNQDTYIDAAFSYTVKTSREGKLSFGLKAGGHLLNIDFSKLRNYGAESNLPNIDNKFSPNIGAGIYYHTERFYAGLSVPNFLQTEHFDNSNTDSSSFLAEERMNLYLITGYVFDMNQRWKFKPAALVKMVKGAPLQIDLSANFLYNDKFSLGAAYRWDAAVSALFGFQLSDQFMVGVAYDREVTDLGATRFNDGSFEIFLRYEFLNRYKRVITPRFF; from the coding sequence ATGAAAAAAACGATAATCACCATCCTGTCCCTGTTCGCGGGCCTTGTCTCGGTCTGTGGCCAGCAGGATGCCCAATATACCCAGTACATGTACAACACGATTTCGGTGAACCCCGCCTATGCGGGTTCCCGTGGTGTGTTCAGTATCGTGGCCCTGCACCGCTCGCAGTGGGTGGGCCTTGACGGGGCTCCGACGACGCAGACGCTGAACTTCCATACGCCGGTCTCCAATAAAGTGGGACTGGGCCTCTCGGTGGTGAACGACGAGATCGGTAACGGCACCAACCAAGACACCTATATCGACGCGGCCTTCTCCTATACGGTCAAGACCTCGCGCGAGGGCAAGCTGTCTTTCGGCCTGAAGGCGGGAGGCCACCTTTTGAACATCGATTTCTCGAAGCTGAGGAACTACGGTGCGGAGAGCAACCTTCCGAACATCGACAACAAGTTCTCTCCCAATATCGGTGCGGGCATCTACTACCATACGGAGCGTTTCTATGCGGGACTATCGGTGCCGAACTTTTTACAGACGGAGCACTTCGACAATTCCAACACCGACAGCAGTTCTTTTCTGGCGGAGGAGCGTATGAACCTCTACCTTATCACGGGCTATGTGTTCGATATGAACCAAAGGTGGAAGTTCAAGCCTGCGGCCCTTGTGAAAATGGTGAAGGGAGCACCGCTTCAGATAGACCTAAGTGCCAATTTTCTTTATAATGATAAGTTTTCACTAGGTGCCGCCTATCGTTGGGACGCCGCGGTGAGCGCGCTCTTCGGGTTCCAGTTGAGCGACCAGTTCATGGTAGGGGTAGCCTATGACCGGGAGGTGACCGATTTGGGGGCGACACGGTTCAACGACGGCTCCTTCGAGATCTTTCTCAGGTACGAGTTCCTGAACCGTTACAAACGCGTGATCACCCCAAGATTCTTTTAA